In Paraflavitalea devenefica, the following are encoded in one genomic region:
- a CDS encoding DUF973 family protein, which yields MRKVLVTFFTCLSLMAAGQVTFQFVPELQGRTADGLLWVKLNSQYQQPIISLVEISVSEKKAGKIISVTTGSFLLLPGANAISRNAASSAIIRFANNNLARLVKQSSSFPEGEYEYCFQLYRADKSGIRELLGEQCFDYLVEPLTPLFLIEPFLKEQTCDKRPTFTWQPSMPAIPGARYRLTLAEMKPGQAIQEALVYNLPLINQSNITSPILIYPAAAKSLEEGKSYSWQVTVYREGVILNRSETWEFTVKCNDTPVVEKTEGFRDIDDLAKGNFYIANGKLHFSLHNAYEKQTLKYSIFCLNKPDQVFKRLPAIKLQQGNNNITIDLAENSAFVDGFHYILTVHLVNGTTKKMRFTYKTPL from the coding sequence ATGAGGAAAGTACTTGTAACATTCTTTACCTGTCTTTCACTAATGGCTGCAGGCCAGGTAACTTTTCAGTTTGTACCGGAGCTCCAGGGGCGTACTGCTGATGGACTGCTTTGGGTAAAACTAAACAGCCAGTATCAGCAGCCGATCATCTCACTCGTGGAAATTTCCGTGTCAGAAAAAAAGGCAGGTAAAATAATCTCGGTCACCACAGGCTCTTTTCTGCTCCTGCCGGGCGCCAATGCAATAAGCAGGAATGCGGCATCTTCGGCTATCATACGGTTTGCCAATAATAACCTGGCCCGCCTGGTAAAACAAAGCAGCTCCTTTCCCGAAGGAGAATACGAATACTGCTTTCAGCTATACCGGGCCGACAAATCAGGCATCAGGGAATTGCTGGGTGAGCAATGTTTTGATTACCTCGTTGAGCCGCTAACACCGCTCTTCCTGATAGAACCCTTCCTGAAAGAACAAACCTGCGATAAACGCCCCACCTTTACCTGGCAGCCCTCCATGCCTGCTATTCCAGGGGCGCGATACCGGCTAACCCTTGCAGAAATGAAACCGGGACAGGCTATCCAGGAAGCCCTGGTCTATAACCTTCCGCTTATCAATCAGTCAAACATTACATCCCCCATACTAATATATCCTGCGGCGGCAAAATCACTGGAAGAAGGCAAATCCTACTCCTGGCAGGTCACGGTATACAGGGAAGGCGTAATACTCAATCGTTCTGAAACATGGGAATTCACCGTTAAATGCAATGATACCCCGGTGGTGGAAAAGACCGAAGGGTTCCGCGATATTGATGACCTGGCCAAAGGCAACTTTTATATCGCTAATGGCAAACTGCATTTTTCCCTACACAATGCCTATGAAAAACAAACATTGAAATATTCCATCTTCTGCCTCAATAAACCCGATCAGGTGTTCAAGCGCCTGCCTGCCATCAAATTGCAGCAGGGCAATAACAACATTACCATCGATCTGGCAGAAAACAGCGCTTTTGTAGATGGGTTCCATTACATCCTCACGGTACACCTGGTCAATGGAACAACGAAAAAAATGCGGTTCACCTATAAAACACCATTATGA
- a CDS encoding TPM domain-containing protein, with the protein MKRLVAIFFVLLSITTWGQNIDEIIKNKPTKLVNDYANVLSPDSEQQLERKLVAYDDSTSTQIAVVLVKTLDGRPIEETALSILRGWGIGNKKTNNGVLILAAIDDRQIRIETGYGLEGAIPDITANQIIRNDIAPNFRSGDYYQGLDKAAQSLIQAAKGEYKAPEGYGKRKSKGSGGIGNIIGFIVIIIIIAIFAGRGRGGGGGGGYMSRRGYGDVLTPFIIGSLLGGGGRGGGGGGGGWSGGGGGGFGGFGGGSGGGGGASGSW; encoded by the coding sequence ATGAAAAGACTGGTCGCCATATTCTTTGTACTGTTATCCATAACAACCTGGGGGCAGAACATTGATGAAATCATAAAAAATAAGCCCACAAAGCTTGTTAATGACTATGCGAACGTGCTCTCGCCGGATAGTGAGCAGCAACTGGAGCGTAAGCTCGTGGCTTACGACGATAGCACCTCTACGCAGATTGCAGTAGTACTGGTCAAAACACTCGATGGCCGGCCTATTGAAGAAACGGCGTTGTCAATCCTTCGTGGCTGGGGTATCGGTAACAAGAAAACCAATAATGGTGTACTCATACTGGCGGCTATTGACGACAGGCAGATCCGCATAGAAACAGGTTATGGGCTCGAAGGTGCTATACCCGATATCACAGCCAACCAGATCATCCGCAATGACATAGCGCCCAACTTTCGCTCCGGCGATTACTATCAGGGGCTCGACAAGGCCGCACAATCGCTCATACAGGCTGCGAAGGGAGAGTACAAGGCGCCGGAGGGATATGGAAAGCGTAAATCAAAAGGCAGTGGTGGTATTGGCAACATCATCGGGTTCATAGTCATCATCATCATCATTGCCATCTTTGCCGGCAGGGGCCGTGGCGGCGGTGGAGGCGGTGGTTACATGAGCCGCAGAGGTTATGGCGATGTATTGACGCCTTTCATCATCGGCAGCCTGCTCGGTGGTGGAGGCAGAGGTGGCGGCGGAGGCGGCGGTGGCTGGTCCGGCGGTGGCGGTGGAGGCTTCGGCGGTTTCGGCGGCGGAAGCGGCGGTGGCGGTGGAGCCAGTGGTAGCTGGTAA